The following coding sequences are from one Microbacterium sp. SORGH_AS_0969 window:
- a CDS encoding glycosidase, whose amino-acid sequence MTPESPVPYRLTRVGVVMTPEPGNIDEAEGVLNPASGRGPDGELYLLPRLVAEGNVSRVGLARVVVEDGVPVAVEREGVVLQPDRGWERGADNAGTEDPRTTWIEALGLHVMTYVAYGPLGPRTAVAVSEDLRDWRRLGPVLFRYQDDLDMDLNLFHNKDTVFFPETVTAPDGSEAFAVLHRPMWDLGETKPGQGVRVPAGVEDERQSIWISYVPVASVREDLANLALWEQHRFVAGPAFPFEAVKIGGGPPPLRIPEGWLVLHHGVTGVIDSAFSQQQKVNYAAGALILDADDPSRVIARTPEPLLAPETDDERSGIVPNVVFPTAIEEIDGRHFVFYGMADSKIGVALLERTD is encoded by the coding sequence ATGACCCCCGAATCCCCCGTCCCCTACCGCCTCACACGTGTGGGTGTGGTGATGACCCCCGAGCCCGGCAACATCGACGAAGCCGAGGGGGTGCTCAACCCGGCCTCGGGTCGCGGCCCCGACGGTGAGCTGTACCTGCTGCCGCGCCTGGTCGCCGAGGGCAACGTCTCGCGCGTGGGCCTCGCCCGCGTCGTCGTCGAGGACGGTGTGCCCGTCGCCGTGGAACGCGAGGGCGTGGTGCTCCAGCCCGACCGCGGGTGGGAGCGCGGTGCCGATAACGCCGGAACCGAAGACCCGCGCACGACCTGGATCGAGGCGCTGGGCCTGCACGTCATGACGTACGTCGCCTATGGCCCCCTGGGCCCGCGCACCGCCGTCGCCGTCTCCGAGGACCTGCGCGACTGGCGGCGGCTCGGACCCGTGCTGTTCCGCTACCAGGACGACCTCGACATGGACCTGAACCTGTTCCACAACAAGGACACGGTCTTCTTCCCCGAGACGGTCACGGCCCCCGACGGCAGCGAGGCGTTCGCGGTGCTGCACCGCCCCATGTGGGACCTCGGCGAGACCAAGCCCGGGCAGGGCGTGCGGGTGCCGGCCGGCGTCGAGGACGAGCGGCAGTCCATCTGGATCAGCTACGTGCCCGTGGCATCCGTCCGCGAGGACCTCGCGAACCTCGCGCTGTGGGAACAGCACCGGTTCGTCGCGGGTCCCGCGTTCCCGTTCGAGGCCGTGAAGATCGGCGGGGGACCGCCCCCGCTGCGGATCCCCGAGGGCTGGCTCGTGCTGCACCACGGCGTGACCGGCGTGATCGACAGCGCGTTCTCGCAGCAGCAGAAGGTCAACTACGCCGCGGGTGCCCTGATCCTGGATGCCGATGACCCGAGCCGCGTGATCGCCCGGACGCCCGAGCCGCTGCTGGCCCCCGAGACCGACGACGAGCGCAGCGGCATCGTGCCCAACGTGGTCTTCCCGACCGCGATCGAGGAGATCGACGGCCGACACTTCGTGTTCTACGGCATGGCCGACTCGAAGATCGGCGTCGCCCTGCTCGAGCGCACCGACTGA